In Nilaparvata lugens isolate BPH chromosome 5, ASM1435652v1, whole genome shotgun sequence, the following proteins share a genomic window:
- the LOC120351466 gene encoding 28S ribosomal protein S14, mitochondrial-like, which yields MALLSCKNVFSSFISKLNRTSITETQKRLTPQYQQTCNEWVDARMRKDVRKRKALTEYWPVKSRLIALKKNGVLPPELKEAALEEMTQLPGDINRWHNAIYRCAVTSRPRGTVYKWRLSRIVFRHLADYNKLAGIMRARW from the exons ATGGCGCTTCTTAGttgtaaaaatgttttttcaagttttatcagCAAATTAAATAGAACATCAATAACAGAG ACTCAAAAGCGTTTGACACCGCAGTACCAACAAACCTGTAACGAATGGGTGGATGCCAGAATGCGGAAAGATGTGCGAAAAAGGAAAGCGTTGACAGAATATTGGCCAGTCAAATCACGATTGATAGCTCTGAAGAAGAACGGAGTTCTCCCTCCTGAACTCAAG GAGGCGGCTCTCGAGGAGATGACTCAGCTTCCAGGGGACATCAACAGATGGCACAATGCCATCTATAGGTGTGCGGTCACCTCTCGGCCCAGGGGCACTGTCTACAAATGGCGGCTCAGTCGAATTGTCTTCAGGCATTTGGCCGATTATAATAAGTTGGCCGGTATTATGCGTGCCAGATGGTGA
- the LOC111048771 gene encoding LOW QUALITY PROTEIN: kelch-like protein 12 (The sequence of the model RefSeq protein was modified relative to this genomic sequence to represent the inferred CDS: inserted 1 base in 1 codon), protein MNATTITMNGLDNVPHCKRLPFNRQRQPSTDSDTSSEVDNRSMEGPGANEYKFIENSHSNKILEGLNELRKSGQFCDVNLSVSGQIFPAHRNVLASFSPYFSAMFMSKLAESKQNVVSLKGVEVEMLSLLLDYAYTSSIVITRNNVQSLLSAANLLQVLPVKEAACQFLERHMDSSNCLGIHCFAEQHACADLQTKAKSYALQNFLEVCQHEEFLQLLPMKLIELTSNDNLVAEKEEAVFLAVARWLNHKHEERKLDFHKVLETVRLPLLSVYFLHDCVESMPAVKQNPSCCQLVEEAKLYHLLPDRRQMFSSSRTKQRNNADTIEVIVAVGGEDDKVVLRSVECYCTKTNTWKPIACLPFAVSKHGLVASGKNTXYLAGGEFPDGSASQSVWRYDPILDYWQEMASMLVPRSELGLAMLDGFVYAVGGWEGAYRLDSVERYDPSVNAWTMIEPMKMAITSPAVISHEGMLYVTGGAVLEDGDGIALVQRYDPRANVWTELSPMLIPRSGAATCVLNGIIYILGGWHASTENTNRVECYNVQTNTWEFKATMFERRYRPGVAVMDGKIYVLGGEEGWDRYHDSIECYDPETDEWKVTGQLPTPRSWLSCVPLQVKRSVCREKS, encoded by the exons ATGAATGCTACGACAATTACAATGAATGGTCTTGATAATGTACCGCATTGCAAACGACTACCCTTCAACAGACAACGACAGCCGAGCACTGATAGTGATACCAGTTCGGAAGTTGATAATAGATCAATGGAAGGACCCGGTGCCAACGAATATAAGTTCATCGAAAACTCACACTCCAATAAA ATACTAGAAGGACTTAACGAACTAAGAAAGAGTGGGCAATTCTGTGATGTAAACCTATCAGTTAGTGGTCAAATATTTCCAGCACATAGGAATGTGCTGGCCTCATTTAGTCCCTACTTCAGT GCAATGTTTATGAGTAAATTGGCGGAATCAAAACAAAATGTTGTGTCATTAAAAGGCGTTGAAGTGGAAATGCTCAGTCTTCTACTGGATTATGCCTACACCAGCTCAATTGTTATTACTAGGAATAATGTACAG TCACTGCTTTCGGCCGCCAACCTTCTACAAGTGTTGCCTGTGAAAGAGGCTGCCTGCCAGTTCCTCGAGCGTCACATGGACTCGTCCAACTGCCTCGGCATCCACTGTTTCGCCGAGCAGCACGCATGCGCAGACCTCCAGACCAAGGCAAAGAGCTATGCGCTGCAGAACTTCCTCGAG GTCTGCCAGCATGAGGAGTTCCTTCAGTTGTTGCCGATGAAGCTGATCGAGTTGACTTCGAATGACAATCTGGTGGCCGAGAAAGAGGAGGCAGTCTTTCTCGCCGTCGCAAGGTGGCTCAACCATAAGCACGAAGAGCGCAAGCTAGATTTTCACAAG GTTCTGGAAACTGTGAGACTACCCCTGCTGAGTGTCTACTTTCTGCACGACTGTGTGGAGAGCATGCCAGCTGTGAAGCAGAATCCCAGCTGTTGTCAGCTGGTCGAAGAGGCAAAGCTCTATCACCTGCTGCCCGATCGTCGCCAGATGTTCTCCTCATCGAGAACCAAGCAGAGGAACAACGCTGACACCATCGAG GTTATTGTAGCAGTGGGTGGAGAAGACGACAAAGTAGTTTTACGTTCAGTTGAATGCTATTGTACCAAAACAAACACATGGAAGCCCATCGCCTGTCTGCCGTTTGCTGTTAG TAAACACGGTCTGGTGGCGTCGGGCAAGAACA TGTACTTAGCTGGTGGGGAGTTCCCTGATGGGAGTGCTTCGCAGTCTGTGTGGCGCTACGACCCAATCCTCGACTACTGGCAAGAAATGGCATCCATGTTGGTTCCTCGCTCGGAACTCG GTTTGGCGATGCTAGATGGCTTCGTGTATGCGGTTGGAGGTTGGGAGGGGGCCTACAGACTGGACTCTGTGGAGCGCTACGACCCAAGCGTCAACGCGTGGACAATGATCGAGCCCATGAAGATGGCCATCACAAGCCCAGCTGTAATTTCTCATGAAGGAATGCTCTACGTCACGG GCGGAGCCGTGCTGGAAGACGGTGACGGCATAGCTCTGGTGCAGCGCTACGATCCACGGGCCAATGTCTGGACTGAGCTGTCTCCGATGCTGATTCCGCGCAGTGGAGCCGCCACATGTGTGCTCAACGGCATTATTTACATTCTAG GAGGTTGGCACGCTTCAACAGAAAATACAAATCGGGTGGAATGCTACAACGTTCAAACAAACACGTGGGAGTTCAAGGCTACTATGTTTGAACGCAGATACAGGCCAG GTGTGGCGGTAATGGACGGCAAAATCTACGTACTGGGTGGTGAGGAAGGGTGGGATCGCTACCATGACTCTATTGAGTGCTATGACCCAGAGACCGATGAATGGAAGGTGACCGGTCAACTGCCCACGCCCAGGTCATGGCTCAGCTGTGTGCCGCTCCAA GTAAAAAGATCCGTCTGCAGAGAGAAGTCTTGA